The following coding sequences are from one Vallitalea longa window:
- a CDS encoding S8 family peptidase: MDVARETVNTTWADVRGVSGKGIGIAVVDTGVYPHQDLTKTKNKIVGFKDFVNNKEFPYDDNGHGTHVAGIISGDGYESNGKYKGIAVESNIIGVKVLNKKGSGNISDVLAGIQWILDNRKRFNIRIINLSVGMKDIEGEKSALVRGVNAAWDSGLIIVTAAGNNGPEEGTITTPGISRKVITVGSSDDAETVKIMEDLISDYSGRGPTKECIKKPDIVAPGSNIIACSTDKEYTPKDKYYPNNDIGYTKKSGTSMATPIVSGCIALLLSRHPELTGKDVKLKLKDSAIDLGFSQAHQGWGLIDVKKLLQ, translated from the coding sequence ATGGATGTAGCTAGGGAAACAGTTAATACGACATGGGCAGATGTTAGAGGAGTATCTGGTAAAGGAATCGGAATTGCGGTTGTTGATACAGGTGTTTATCCTCATCAAGATTTAACTAAAACTAAAAATAAGATAGTGGGATTTAAAGATTTTGTAAACAATAAAGAATTCCCTTATGATGATAATGGACATGGCACACATGTAGCTGGAATCATCAGTGGAGATGGTTATGAAAGTAATGGTAAATATAAAGGGATAGCCGTAGAGAGCAATATAATAGGTGTAAAAGTATTAAATAAAAAAGGTTCAGGCAATATATCTGATGTTTTAGCTGGTATACAATGGATTTTGGATAATAGGAAAAGATTTAATATTAGAATAATTAATTTATCAGTTGGGATGAAAGATATAGAAGGAGAAAAATCTGCTCTAGTAAGAGGAGTTAATGCAGCTTGGGATAGTGGATTGATTATTGTTACTGCTGCTGGCAATAATGGGCCAGAAGAAGGAACGATAACAACTCCTGGAATCAGTAGAAAAGTCATTACAGTAGGTTCTTCCGATGATGCAGAAACAGTTAAGATAATGGAAGACTTGATATCAGATTATTCAGGAAGAGGACCTACCAAAGAATGCATAAAAAAACCTGATATCGTAGCGCCAGGGTCAAATATAATTGCATGTAGTACGGATAAAGAATATACACCAAAAGATAAATATTATCCTAACAACGATATCGGTTATACGAAGAAAAGTGGTACTTCTATGGCAACACCTATCGTCAGTGGTTGTATTGCATTACTTTTATCTAGACATCCTGAACTAACCGGAAAAGATGTAAAACTAAAATTAAAAGATTCTGCTATAGATCTTGGATTCTCACAGGCACATCAGGGTTGGGGACTGATAGATGTAAAAAAATTATTACAATAA
- a CDS encoding aconitate hydratase, which translates to MGLNLTQKIIKDHLLEGEMISGNEIGIKIDQTLTQDSTGTMAYLQLEAMEIDKVKTKRSVAYIDHNMLQQGFENADDHKYIQTVAHKHGVYFSRPGNGICHQVHLERFGVPGETLLGSDSHTPTGGGIGMLAIGAGGLDVAVAMGGGTYYITMPKVVNVKLTGNLRPFVTAKDIILEVLRIMTVKGGVGKVIEYTGDGVSTLSVPERATITNMGAELGATTSIFQSDEVTHSFLKAQDRDELWKELKADSDAVYDETINIDLNELEPLLAMPHSPDNVEKVANIAGLKVDQVCIGSCTNSSYLDMMKVSKILKGKTVNPNVSLVIAPGSKQVLNMLAQNGALADMIAAGARILESGCGPCIGMGQAPATEAVTLRTFNRNFKGRCGTVSAGAYLLSPETAAVSALAGELTDPMTCTTDIDVTMPDKFYINDNMVVPPAEDGSKVEVVKGPNIKPFPLNEELKDNVEGKALIIVEDNITTDHIMPSNAKLLPFRSNIPHLANYCLTPCDEEFPARAKANGGGMIVGGDNYGQGSSREHAALVPLYLGIKAVLAKSFARIHKANLINSGILPLTFADINDYDTISLNDELKMENVIDQVKSGKIIVHNESKKLDYEMNIELSDKELKMILAGGKINFIKNM; encoded by the coding sequence ATGGGTTTGAATTTAACTCAAAAAATTATTAAAGATCATCTACTTGAAGGTGAAATGATTTCAGGTAATGAAATAGGTATAAAAATAGATCAGACATTAACGCAAGATTCTACTGGTACTATGGCATATCTACAACTGGAAGCAATGGAAATTGATAAGGTGAAGACAAAAAGATCTGTTGCATATATTGATCATAATATGCTCCAACAGGGATTTGAGAATGCAGATGACCATAAGTACATACAAACTGTAGCGCACAAGCACGGTGTATATTTTTCACGTCCAGGTAATGGTATATGTCACCAAGTACATTTAGAAAGATTTGGTGTACCAGGTGAGACTTTATTAGGTTCTGACAGTCATACACCGACTGGTGGAGGAATCGGTATGCTTGCTATAGGGGCAGGTGGTCTTGATGTAGCAGTAGCTATGGGAGGCGGAACATATTATATTACAATGCCAAAAGTAGTTAATGTTAAATTGACAGGTAATCTAAGACCATTTGTTACAGCTAAGGATATAATCCTTGAAGTACTTAGAATAATGACTGTAAAAGGTGGAGTAGGTAAAGTTATAGAATATACTGGAGATGGTGTCAGTACACTTAGTGTTCCAGAAAGAGCGACTATAACTAATATGGGTGCAGAATTAGGTGCTACCACTTCAATTTTTCAAAGTGATGAAGTAACACATTCGTTCCTAAAAGCACAAGATAGAGATGAACTATGGAAAGAATTAAAAGCTGACAGTGATGCTGTTTATGATGAAACTATAAATATTGATTTAAATGAATTAGAACCTCTTTTAGCTATGCCTCATAGTCCAGATAATGTTGAAAAAGTAGCTAATATAGCAGGATTGAAAGTTGATCAGGTATGTATCGGAAGTTGTACTAACAGCTCATATCTTGATATGATGAAAGTATCTAAGATATTAAAAGGTAAAACAGTTAACCCTAATGTAAGTTTAGTAATTGCACCAGGTTCTAAACAAGTGCTTAACATGTTGGCACAAAACGGTGCATTGGCAGATATGATAGCGGCAGGAGCCAGAATCCTAGAGTCAGGTTGTGGACCATGTATCGGTATGGGTCAAGCACCTGCAACAGAGGCTGTTACATTAAGAACATTTAATAGAAACTTCAAAGGACGTTGTGGAACAGTTTCAGCAGGAGCATATTTACTTAGCCCTGAAACAGCAGCTGTAAGTGCTTTAGCTGGTGAATTGACTGATCCTATGACTTGTACTACTGATATAGATGTTACTATGCCAGATAAATTTTATATAAATGACAATATGGTGGTTCCTCCTGCAGAAGATGGAAGTAAGGTAGAAGTCGTAAAAGGACCTAATATCAAGCCTTTTCCACTTAACGAAGAACTGAAAGATAACGTAGAAGGAAAAGCATTGATAATAGTTGAAGATAATATTACAACTGATCATATTATGCCTTCTAATGCAAAATTATTGCCTTTCAGATCAAATATACCTCATTTAGCAAATTATTGCTTAACACCATGTGATGAAGAATTTCCTGCTAGAGCAAAAGCTAATGGTGGAGGAATGATTGTTGGTGGAGATAATTACGGACAAGGTTCAAGTAGAGAACATGCAGCATTAGTTCCTTTGTATCTAGGTATAAAAGCTGTACTTGCTAAGAGTTTTGCAAGAATACACAAAGCTAATTTAATTAATTCAGGTATTCTTCCACTAACTTTTGCAGATATTAATGATTATGATACAATAAGTCTTAATGATGAATTGAAAATGGAAAATGTAATCGATCAAGTAAAATCAGGAAAAATCATTGTTCATAATGAATCCAAAAAACTTGATTATGAAATGAATATAGAATTATCAGATAAAGAATTGAAAATGATTCTTGCAGGTGGTAAGATCAATTTCATTAAAAACATGTAA